The nucleotide sequence GAAACACATTTCAAGGTACTTCAGTCTCCAATGTATTTGGGATGCGGCGGGTTTTTGGTCTCTGTCCTCACTTGCAATGTTCTTGGCTTTTGCTCTGTTTTTGATGACGTTGAAACTAATCTCTTGGAGTTTTTGCGTCTGGAGTTTCCTTTACCTTAAATGCTGATATCCTCTTCTCTTTATATTGCATGAATAGCTAACTCATGCATAGCTTATTTGCTTTCTGTCTTTAATTTCCTTATCAATGCTTGGCTTGATAGGGTCTGCATAGTTCGAACACGTTTCAGCTTCGGTTGTCTTCAGGTTTTGGTAGAGCGTATAATTCTTTTAAGGTGTACCACTGCAGTTAGCTGGAGCTACTCTGTTCCTGGAATTATTCTTGGTTTTGGCTTAATCATTTATTCTGTGATTCTGGAATTAACCATAtgtcatatatatgttttaagtaAAACCGCACAGTGTTTTGATTAGTTCATATACGTACAGTCAAACGTGTCTTGGTTTGATACATGAATGGTCTTTTTGTATGGTAAATGAATGTAGGTAAAGGGTAAAAGTGTTGTGGATGGGGAAAATGTATTAGGCTAGATACATATATGCTCAATGGAACTTACAAATACCCCTATGCCTGTCCAAATACTTGTATGCATTGTAGCACTCATTTGCTAGGTGTGGAGTTGAATCAAAGTAAATCCATTTCCTCTCTATAAGTTATGAGGGTGTGTGAATCTCCTATTAATGGTTTGGGACCTTGTGTTGATCTACACTTGAATCAAGTAGAAAGGGCAGTCCTAGTAATGATTTAAGCAATTAATGATCCTATTTGAACAGAATGAAAAATTTGTTTGGCTTACAAAGTAATTAGAGATATATATTCTCCTTGTGGCAATCGGCTAGACGTAAAACTATCATCAATAACTGATGATATAATGGTAAGAATTAGTGTCGAAGTTGGtgaaatatatattgttgtacTGATAGCTTGATGGTTTCCAGTTAACTCTGCTGATGCTTTACCAGGTGGCCAAATTTTGTGCGGAGCGTTTGCATGAAGTGGTGGACGAGGAGTGGGAAAGAGAAACAATACTTGACGGATCCAAATGGCGCCAGAGGTGGGAAGCAGCATTCATTAGTAGCTTCGAAAGGGTTGACAATGAGGTGGTGACAGAGGATGTGGCACCAGAAATGGTGGGCTCAACTGCCGTTGTGGTGGTTCTGTCAGGTTGCCAGATCATCGCATCCAACTGCGGCGACTCAAGGGCCGTGCTTTGCCGAAGGACTCAAACAATTCCCTTGACCATTGATCAAAAGGTCAGTCAGgcattaacaaaatttaataagaaaCACTTGAATACAATATGAATTATAAGtatcttataaaataaaagacattAGTGTGAGAGAGAATTTGATCTAAACACTGTTTCTTTTCCTCCTCTGGTGACAAGGGGTAGATCAACTAAGAGCCAAGAGGGTCGGTCGCCTccactgaaaaataaaaattagttaatATGTTGAagattttaacttttaaattaactatttatcttttaaatatgtgATGAGCTTTCCAAAGAGCAAGGTGGATTTGAATTACTCAAGTCACATGCTTAGCTTAGGTATTAAGTATTATCATACGTTAAATAGTTCTATTATTTGTGGAAAAGTTAAGCAGTTTAAGCCCATTAATTAgtttttggttatatttttttatttttacttgtttttgCGCACATTTTCTTCATCTCTATCCAAGCTCTAATTTTGAAGGTTTGTGTTTACTACATaaagttttatgttttaagtctTCAGACAAATTTTAGATGTTTATTAAGAGATATTATAGGAAACTatcatagatatatatatatatattattttttattttaattttaattttataaaaaaaaaatctcattatattTTAGCCCCAACTAAACTAATTTTctcttgtaaaaaaaaaaaaaaaaaactaattttctaGTCAACCAGTTTTAAAGACATTAATTTGTTGCTTGTTGCCTCTTACAGCCTGATAGAGAAGACGAACTCAAGAGAATTGAAGACGGGGGAGGGAAAGTTATTAGCTGGTTTGGTGCCAGGGTTTATGGAGTTCTTGCCATGTCCAGAGCTATAGGTAATAAATATGCCTTTACTTCTTCCCCTATTGCTTTGATTCTTCCAATTAGTGATGCCGATTAAATCAATGGATATCAGGTGATAGATACCTGCGGCCATGGATAATTCCTGTTCCTGAAACAACCTTCACGACTAGGAGCGATGATGACGAGTGTCTGATATTGGCAAGTGATGGCCTCTGGGAGGTGATGACAAACGATGAAGTCGGAGAGATGGCTTGCCGGCTGTTGAGGAGACGACGCAGATCCAAGGCGGATGATGGCGAGATTCTGGCGGCACAGGCCGTCGCCGACAATCTTGCCGAAATAGCTTTGGCAAGAAACAGCTCCGACAACATTTCTGTCATTGTTGTTGATCTGAAATCGAAGAGAAAGTGTCCGGAAAGGCGATAGAAAAGGGATAATATTTATTCTCATTCCTTCTTTTGCTTAAAAATTGGAAGCGAATAATTTACACCAGCTAATTAATTAGGCATTTTGAAGGCTGGCTAGGTGGAAGAAGGCGCCTCGCTTATTCTTGAGTTGCGCGAATGTTCCTCGTTCGGCCACCTTCCCGTCGTCGACGAAGGCGATGGAGTCGAGTGTTTTTATGGTGCTGAGGCGGTGTGCCACCACTATCGTTGTCCTTCCGACCATGCTCCGGTCCAGAGCCTCTCGCACAGCTTGCTCCGATTGAACATCCAGAGCACTGGTTGCTTCATCTAGCAACAGTATGGTCGGATTCCGGATAATTGCTCTCGCAATTGCAATCCTTTGTTTCTGTCCTCCTGACAGTTGCACTCCCCTCTCCCCGCATTCTGTTCCGTACCCATCTCTTAGTGATCTGCAAGAACTTAAATCCCATTAGCATGTCTCAGTACAGGGATCGTTGGTCCCGAGTGAGAGTGCATCCCCTACCCTGCATGAGACTTTGGTGACTAACTATTATGTGTAAGTGGGGTTTAAGAGCGGGTGGACTGGAGAGAAGGAATAAGAACACTTACGAGATGAAATGGTGAGCGttggcagccatggcagcttccACAACTTCACTCTCGGAGGCATCAAGCTTCCCGAACTTAATGTTGTCGCTGATGCTTCCCGAGTATATCACCGGCTCTTGGCTTACAAGCGCCATGTGCCTTCTATACCAGCCGATGTCCAGAGCTCTTATGTCGACTCCGTCCACCTTCACGGTGCCTCTGTCGACATCGTAAAATCTCTGGATCAGAGCGATCACTGTCGACTTCCCGCAGCCactcttccccacgagagcgtTGCTCGTCCCTGGCCTAACCTCCAAGCAAAACTGCCGTAAAACCAAACTCTCCGGCCGACTTGGGTATGCAAAATCAACCCTTTTCATCTCAACGCCGCCGGCCATTTTCTTCAACTTGGTTCCGGCCCCAGATCCTAGAATTAGAGACCTCCGATCAAGGATGGAAAAAAGGGACGCTATAGCCGTAGACCCTTTAGCAAGATCAGACGTCATGCTCCCGGCCTCAGCTATCACTTTTCCGGTGCTCACCAACACAAAGAACGTCTTGAACACATCTCCGGCCGATATCTCCCCAGAATTCACTAACCTCCCGCCGAACCAGAAGTCTAGTGCCCAGCACAAGAAAGTCAGACACTGAGCCGCCGCCATCCCAGCTCCTGCCAGCAATGACTTCTTTATCGCCTCCTTCCTCGGCCCGTCCTGCGCCTCGTCAAAAAGTCGGAGAACCTTCTGCATGCTACAGAACGAAGTCACGATCCTATGGTTGTAGACTGCCTCCACTGCAATCTGGCTGCTTTGATTTTGAGCCTTGACAAATTTGGTCGAGATCGAAGACAATAAGACTTTTCTGGTGTAGAAACATAGGATTGTGAGCGGCTGAACGGCGATCATAACAACTGCAAGCTTCCACGCCACGACTAGTCCCATGACCATGGCGACGGTCACGGCCGAGGCGGTCTGGACCAGAAGAGAAACTCTATCCGCCACAAGAGATTTCACCATGGAAGCCTCATTGCTCAAACTGGCACACAGTGCTCCACTGGAGTTTCTTTCCTCGTCAAACCACGCCGGTTCAAAGGTCAATATTTTCTCAAGCATTTTTAGTCTGATCCTCTTCGTTAACTCCTCACCCATGAGAGCAAAGCTGTAATGCTGCGAGATATTTACAAGAattgaaatcagagagagagaggagaaaatgaACGAGTATGTTCGGATTCTAGCGTGCATTTCTTCATGATTCGGCGTGAAGAAGGCTGAGATCATGCCACCGATGGTGAGGGCATAAACAGGCTGCACTGCGCCGAAGGCCACGGCCGAAAGGATTCCAATTAGGCATTGCTTCCATTCAGGAGAGTTAATAGACAGGAGCCGGGAAAAGGAAGGTGGTGGCAAAGACATGGTTTCTGGATCATGATCACTGGCTAATGGTGTGGGAAACGCCAATGGGCTTGATCTGCCGGTGCTTGGCTTGCCGGCGCTGCTTCTTGCAGCCACCAAAGAGCCGCAGTGCTCGGTGTTCTGATCTTGATCGTCAGAACTGAACTGTTTTTGAAGCTTTGCCAGTTTTGCATAGTGGCCATCTTTCCTGTTGATTAGGTCATTGTGTGAACCCAATTCGGTGATGCAGCCTCCGCTGATAACTGCAATGACGTCTGCATTTCTCACTGTTGAGAGCTTGTGAGCAACAACCTAGCAGGCCAAGATCAATATCAGGAATATATGCAAAGTAATATTTAGCATAAAGTTTtctggtaattaattaattaagctatgAGTAGGAGAATTATAATgatgaagcatatatatatatatatatatgctggaCTTGGTTTATTAAGAGCATCTCCAACCCTTCACcccaaatttgggataaaactTACTTCAAATTTGGGGTAAGACCTAATTCCTCTCCAACCCTTAActccaaatttggggtaaagaaataatttattctttttttctttattttttgattctaaacatttttttataaggtaaattatttacttatttattatatatcaatttaaattattacctaaaaattacataattaactaaaaaaattaattatcaataatattaaaaaagaaaaacattacatttactatctcaattaataaaatattatattaaacacaacaaaatttattaattattattcattaattgattataatttattaatattatttaaatattattaatactaataataagtaaaaaaaatgtaaaaatatataaaggtgggatacaaaaagaattaaattttgttataattaaaatgAGGGGAGCAAAATAGGGATAAATatattaccccaaatttggggtcaAGGAATAGTTTAACCCCAAACTTGGGGTAATAATATTCATAACCCCAAATTTGAGGTAAGATTTGAGGGTGGGTTGAAGAGggttttaccccaaatttggggttgggttggAGATGGTCTAAGGATTAGCCGATCGAAGAACAAGCTGATGTTTAAACTTTCTTAATTTGTCGTTCTAATGAGTCCATGTTTTCCCAAGAAAAAATTAAGGAGAATAGTACCAGGGTTGTTCTTCCCATGGAGGCTTGATCGAGGGCAGTTTGCACAAGTTTCTCTGATTCTGAATCAAGAGCGCTGGTTGCTTCATCAAGGAGAAGAATGACAGGGTTCTTGATAATCGCCCTGGCAATCGCAATTCTTTGTTTTTGTCCACCTGATAGGAGTGCTCCACGTTCACCAATCTGTAATAACATCTTATCCGGatcacacatatatacataaaatctatatatatgttgttgtgcCAACCTTCATGGATAGAgaaacccaaataaaatattatatataatgtttttCAAGTGGTTCGGTCTCTCGCGTTGAAATAATAAGATTTAAgtgttttttcttaaaatttatatttaagtattttttcttttgtattgaATAAATAGAAGGTATTGCAATTGTTTGGGTATAGTTCTATATAAACTTTCTTAGGTTAGTAGTAAAACAAGATTTAAGAATACTTAAATACAATGTGTCATTCGTTTCTTTTTCTCTAGTCcaaaattctttaaatatatatatatatatattgtatctTCGAAATGACCACTTAAAGTGATTTAGTCAATCGTTATAATAGGATTTCTAACGTCACCAAAATCAATGCTCTATATCTAATCGTTCCTAAATAATATAGCATATAATAAAGTACAATAGTTCAAATAATGCATGAATAATAATCCTTGGATATACCTTGGTCTCGTACCCTTGTGGAAGCTGCCTTATGAAATTGTGAGCATTTGCAGCCATTGCTGCAGTCACCACTTCATCAGCAGTAGCGTCAAGTTTCCCAAACGTTATATTCTCCTTTATGGACGTCCCAAAGAGTGCATGTTCTTGACTAACAAGCCCCGTTTGCCCCCTTAGCCATTTTAACTGCAGTGTCTTTATATCAACACTGTCAATACGCACAGCCCCAGCATCCGGATCATAGAATCGCTGCAGCAATGCAATTGCAGTGGATTTCCCACTCCCACTGGCACCAACAAGAGCCACGGTCTTTCCTGCTTCAACTTTGAGATTGAACTCTCTTAGAACGATGGAATCGGGCCGGGAAGGATACTTGAATTCAACGTTAAGGAATTCGATTTCACCCCGTATTTTGTCCAGCACAAGTCCCTTTATGTCTTCCCCATCGATTTCTGGAGTCCGGTTGATCCTATCGAATATTCGTGAGGCTGCAACTGAAGCTTCTGTGAAATACTTAACTTCCGGCAGTGCCACTCCCAAGGATCTGCACGAGATTCAGTCGATGACTggaacatataaaatatatataagggaTCCCCCACTTATAACGGGTTTAAGGCTTGCTGTTGTTGCCTCTAATAAAATACACCATTTTCAGATTCCACCTCTTCCTCCTAACGGTATGTGCCTATTGCATGAGGACTTGTGTCATGCCAATTTGAACTTTCCTAGAAAATCCGATATCTTTAGGAGTGGATTAATGAAGTTACTATGGTTAGGCTggctattaaaaattaaatcttcaaaaactatgaatcttgaattaattaattgtatgtAATTAATCATCCCAATCCCTCGCAATCAGATGATGATGcataaaattaggaaaaatgggTGAAGAGAAGAAACTCACGATCCACCCATGACAAATGCAATGCCGGCTGTATAAATCTGGCCACCACTCTCTCCTTTGTACATCACCAAATGGCTCCCATACCAAGCAAGAAGAGCCCATATTGTAAAGGAGAGCCCTGTACTCCCAACAGCTATTCCTTTTGCAATTCCTTTCTTGATGCCGATCTTTGTCGTCTCTTCCAGTATGGCTGAGTATCTGTCAACTATACTCTTTTCTGCATTCAGTGAATACACAGTTTTGATGGAGCAAAGAGCCTGCTCCACTACGGCATTTGCTTTTCCATATTCCTTGAAGGACTTGTTGGACAAATAGAGAAGGTATTTGCCATAGATCACTCCTGGAATAACCAGAAGAATCAGAGTTGGGAGTGCTACCAAAGATAGCCTCCATGAGAAGTAGATGGAGAAGGCAAGTCCTGAGATGAACTGTGATGCGTGCATCAAAAACTTTGGTACCTGTCAGCAAGCAGCATGTGAAATTGATATGAGCATATATAATTTGATGTCAGATATCTGAAAATTGttggaaattaataaatttaaatattaaatgtcTAGATACATGGGAAGTGAAGGCTTGCTCAGGAAACTTAAATCTTTCTTCCATATCTGTAATTTCCCCTTTGATTATCTATAAGAATGAGATGGCTAATTAAAAGATCCATGAACTTAGAGAGAGTAAATTGCTGACcatgaattaatatatatgtttcgagatacatgtatatatatttataataatctaTGTATACCTTCTCACTAAGAACTTCTTGTATGAGAGAAGTATCTTTGGATATGCCGTTGATGATCTCTGAAGTAGTTGCTTCTTGAGAATCGAAGAATCCAACTTCTTGCCTGAGAACAGCTTCCAGATACCTGTAACGAATCTTCAGCACCTGCCTTTCACTGGTTTTGCTCCAGCAATACCCTTCTACACCCATAAAATTTCAATACCTTAATTAGTGAAATTAAACCCAACTCATGTCACAGATTTGTAAATCCTCAGCGTTTATTTCTCGTGCAATTAACATTTGATATGTTACAAATccataagaaattttttttttttgttaaatacaaAGAATGgtttattagtatatatatggGCATTCTTAAggtttctctttcttcttcttcatcttttttttttttttttgttcttcttgttttatCGTAGCTATTCTTAGGGCTTCATAAAATTAAAGCGTTTCTGTTCTCGTCTTGGTTGTAGCGAGGACGTTTCCTTTATTAAAGCACCAATTTTTGTGTCTCGATGCTGAGTGAAAAATAAACAGAATAGACTGATCCAATTTGTTAGGGCATCAAAACTGATCCTAGAAAGTGAGTAAGGGTTAATTACCCATGAAAGCTACCACGATGACTGCTAATCCCAAGTACACGAAGTATAAACTGCACTGTTAACAAAAACCCGCAAAAAAGCATCAAATATTataacacagagagagagagagagagagagagagagagagagagagatgaactAATAATGGCTGTTGACCTTTTCAACCTTGTCCATGAAATTCCCATGATTTTGTTGGGTCTTACCATAGCCCAAGCTGTTGAAAAGACGGCTAACATACATGAGCAAGCAGTTTGTCGACATGCCATCCCCAATAGCCCCCACAGTACCCAACAACATAAGCAAAATATCCACCCAATCTGCACATCTGAAGATTATAGCCATAGATCTCCCCTTCTTCCTTTCCACTGGATCTCCATTTTCTACCTCTTTTTCGGCTTTGGAACTCATTTTCCAGCCACCAGTCTGCTATAATATTTCCTGCAAAGCAAGATCGAGGAGCTAGGGAGATGAACAAGCTTGTTATTTGCTCTAGCAAGTTTCAGATGCCACTATATATAATGTGTCAAAAGGTGACCTGAATATGATTTTCCATGAAACCAATCTACAGCTGAACATCGATTTTTGCGTACTCAGTTTACATGAGtggtttataaattattattatatatattctgtaaatCTATTCAatgtatatttgaaaaataataattataaactcTGTGAGGAaccagagaaaaaaaaaagggttcaTATCAACGCGGGGTCACTAAATCATATACCCCTTTGTTGCTTTCATGGCTTTAACTTCCAAATCACCAGAAGATGATAAACCCTTTCAATAACGGTCGGACAAAGATAACAGTGATCACTGTTTCTGTGGTTGTCCCTTTCTAAGGCCGACTACGACCACTGTCCTTACTTGAGCCTTTGCGTTGGTTTAGTTATGCTCACGATTTGAGCTATTTTGTTCGCATGCCCTGTAAATTTGGCTTTACCTTCAattattgaaatgtttaaaaTCTCGAGGGGTTTCTCTAAGCCTTGGCTCCCATTGGGtgctttttaaaatttatctttcattttttttttttctttctgagCAAATAACAAAAGAGAGCTAACCAAGTTGTTACAATTCATGAGAAAAAGCTTGGGATGATTATGATGAGCTTGAGATAACAACTGAAGGAGCCCAACGGGAATGAGATGGAAGAGTGTTTCTGATTTATCTTGGGTAAAgcatttcaaaatatgaaattaagttCTATTCTAtaagaatatttatatatttatttatctataacTCTCAAGCCGGGAAAAATGCCATAGCAATGGTTGAGATACATAAACAAATAagctaaataaaaaattaaaaagaaaacaaaaagaccAAGCAAAGACGAGCATAAACCAAGGGCTCAAAAGACAAAAGGCCCAACAAGAGTTTCAACTAAAACACTACCTAAGAATTAAGAAACCTAAGAAGATAACAGATGTCACACTAAATATTTAAGGAGTAAttacaaaaacatatatatctaAGTTTTGCTATAATGTACccttttcattaaattttttgttgatcTTACAAAAAGATACAGAAACTTTTTTAACCTAATAGAAAATCTACCTAATATCTAAATTTTCATGAACTAAACtttcaagaagaaaaattttgcaaaaaatagTCTATACACTTCCAAAAAGTTGATGAAGTGTTGATAAAATTGCAATTCAAAGAGATAATTTAAAGCGTTTCAAATATCAAAAAGGCAATTATAAATGACAATTTTAGATATCTAAAATCCCcttagataaatttttttagactTGTAACTTCACAAACACTTTTACCTATCTTTAATATTgactaattttgaaatatttctcaCCGTGAAAATTTATACCTTAGGTATGCTTCTGTGAAGTTAGAAATGATTTAGGTATAAAACCATAATATTAACAAAaagtttaatgaaaaatgtATATTATATCAAATCTCAAATATGCTTTTGTAAGTTATCCTAATATTTAGAGaagttaaaattattgtaaGAATGATGAAATGACAATTCTAAATTAACACATGAGCTTATTGTATCCTTTTTTGAAGCCAAAAGCTACATTATTTAACAGTAACTTTTACAGAAGATTCGAAGAAAGAGAAACTTGAGAAGTCTCCAATCAACCCTTTTACATAGTTTTGTTTTTGGTTAGCCTTGTCAAATGGAGCAATTGATCGGTTTTTCATTGACGATATGGCTTTCGGTTTTCTTGTTTTCCCCATCTTCTATAATTGTTTCTTTGGACTTGGTTATTTtgactattatttttttttttttccattgatCATAGATTTTGATTCTTAAACCAACTTGGCTCATTTGCCCATTCCTCCTCCCTCTCATAGTCTTTGCCCATTCCTTTTCAAACCTTGTTATGAATTTGTGGGTTTCCTTTAAGGTTCACTCCTCCTATCTGCTGGTGCAAAGTGTGATGAGTGGAGTAGGGGAGGCGACAATGAACGGTGTGGATGTAGTAAGAGAGGAAAGACGATCAAGGCTTGTTGAAGTAATAATATGAAGATGATAATGGTTTTTGCTCTAATTTGGCGGCGAGGACTAAATCTGGGGGAGAAAACGAAGTCATAGCAGTGGTGATGCTTCGACTCTATGGAATCCTAAAGAGGATTGGAAGGGGCGGACAACGACTACAATCAACAGACAATGAGGTTGGCTACTTCTTCTCGTTTCTATGATAATATTAGTTCACAACACGTGGTACCAGAACTAAAATAGTGATGGGATAAAACTATTTTGTGCTCGgtatgtaaaaatataaataggtATAATTACTTGGTAATAactatcaaaagatcaaattGTCGTTTTGCACCACacaacaaaatttgataaaaccCATAAGCAAAAATCTAATCAAAATGCCCCAAGTCATGCAAACCCACAAATCATAATATGTTCAAAACCTAGATTAATCAAATCCAAAATCTAATCAAAGCCCTCA is from Diospyros lotus cultivar Yz01 chromosome 2, ASM1463336v1, whole genome shotgun sequence and encodes:
- the LOC127795581 gene encoding putative ABC transporter B family member 8, with amino-acid sequence MSSKAEKEVENGDPVERKKGRSMAIIFRCADWVDILLMLLGTVGAIGDGMSTNCLLMYVSRLFNSLGYGKTQQNHGNFMDKVEKCSLYFVYLGLAVIVVAFMEGYCWSKTSERQVLKIRYRYLEAVLRQEVGFFDSQEATTSEIINGISKDTSLIQEVLSEKVPKFLMHASQFISGLAFSIYFSWRLSLVALPTLILLVIPGVIYGKYLLYLSNKSFKEYGKANAVVEQALCSIKTVYSLNAEKSIVDRYSAILEETTKIGIKKGIAKGIAVGSTGLSFTIWALLAWYGSHLVMYKGESGGQIYTAGIAFVMGGSSLGVALPEVKYFTEASVAASRIFDRINRTPEIDGEDIKGLVLDKIRGEIEFLNVEFKYPSRPDSIVLREFNLKVEAGKTVALVGASGSGKSTAIALLQRFYDPDAGAVRIDSVDIKTLQLKWLRGQTGLVSQEHALFGTSIKENITFGKLDATADEVVTAAMAANAHNFIRQLPQGYETKIGERGALLSGGQKQRIAIARAIIKNPVILLLDEATSALDSESEKLVQTALDQASMGRTTLVVAHKLSTVRNADVIAVISGGCITELGSHNDLINRKDGHYAKLAKLQKQFSSDDQDQNTEHCGSLVAARSSAGKPSTGRSSPLAFPTPLASDHDPETMSLPPPSFSRLLSINSPEWKQCLIGILSAVAFGAVQPVYALTIGGMISAFFTPNHEEMHARIRTYSFIFSSLSLISILVNISQHYSFALMGEELTKRIRLKMLEKILTFEPAWFDEERNSSGALCASLSNEASMVKSLVADRVSLLVQTASAVTVAMVMGLVVAWKLAVVMIAVQPLTILCFYTRKVLLSSISTKFVKAQNQSSQIAVEAVYNHRIVTSFCSMQKVLRLFDEAQDGPRKEAIKKSLLAGAGMAAAQCLTFLCWALDFWFGGRLVNSGEISAGDVFKTFFVLVSTGKVIAEAGSMTSDLAKGSTAIASLFSILDRRSLILGSGAGTKLKKMAGGVEMKRVDFAYPSRPESLVLRQFCLEVRPGTSNALVGKSGCGKSTVIALIQRFYDVDRGTVKVDGVDIRALDIGWYRRHMALVSQEPVIYSGSISDNIKFGKLDASESEVVEAAMAANAHHFISSLRDGYGTECGERGVQLSGGQKQRIAIARAIIRNPTILLLDEATSALDVQSEQAVREALDRSMVGRTTIVVAHRLSTIKTLDSIAFVDDGKVAERGTFAQLKNKRGAFFHLASLQNA
- the LOC127795580 gene encoding probable protein phosphatase 2C 6, with the translated sequence MHPLLRSLHRFPCRTCVLRMEAAAQSKIERDDLSRIGSVLDSTSSSSALSAAFRGSRSPARNFSGDIPAAAERLKCVRRSNKSVTWGFASVIGRRREMEDTVAVVPGFLTCTCDQVGGCVAPGSRSSGEILPVNFFGVYDGHGGSQVAKFCAERLHEVVDEEWERETILDGSKWRQRWEAAFISSFERVDNEVVTEDVAPEMVGSTAVVVVLSGCQIIASNCGDSRAVLCRRTQTIPLTIDQKPDREDELKRIEDGGGKVISWFGARVYGVLAMSRAIGDRYLRPWIIPVPETTFTTRSDDDECLILASDGLWEVMTNDEVGEMACRLLRRRRRSKADDGEILAAQAVADNLAEIALARNSSDNISVIVVDLKSKRKCPERR